From one Halanaerobiaceae bacterium ANBcell28 genomic stretch:
- a CDS encoding winged helix-turn-helix domain-containing protein, translating to MKDKEIIFETDRSVEFIMSLYRIGHDERIKGLANEFNIDLYEEINDYVNDVLSSFEEKHKKILDKYFSNNLGIGLAILSKGQSINEFISDIKKLSNIELAYYMLITWGEIDFTISELADVVNENRIFNWIEENFAVSSDDKWQIMRVLNCPEEVKEELTEFLTCYYLNFYKDKEEEIDNFLQEYIRKNKKELIDSFEFSLDDILSSESKEKYIETNVELGALITYFLDFGQAFAAGANYIALGFRYPLLVKKISSKGQNIINYTSFFKVLSDETRLQVLMEINEGPKYLAQLAEIMDSSNPAISYHISKLFNIGLIEIESSDNRTYYQVKKDAIAEVIEVLENVFLN from the coding sequence ATGAAAGATAAAGAAATTATTTTTGAAACAGACAGATCAGTTGAATTTATAATGAGTTTGTATAGAATTGGTCATGATGAAAGAATTAAAGGTTTAGCTAATGAATTCAATATAGATCTTTATGAAGAGATAAATGATTATGTTAATGATGTTCTAAGTTCTTTTGAAGAGAAGCATAAAAAGATTCTAGATAAATATTTTTCAAACAATTTAGGTATTGGTTTAGCAATATTATCAAAGGGACAATCAATTAATGAATTTATTTCAGATATAAAAAAGCTTTCCAATATAGAGTTGGCTTATTATATGTTGATAACCTGGGGTGAGATAGATTTTACCATTAGTGAATTAGCAGATGTAGTAAATGAAAATAGGATTTTTAACTGGATTGAAGAAAATTTTGCAGTTTCTAGTGATGATAAATGGCAAATTATGAGAGTTTTGAATTGTCCAGAAGAAGTAAAAGAAGAGTTGACAGAATTTTTGACTTGTTATTATCTTAATTTTTATAAAGATAAAGAGGAAGAAATAGATAATTTTTTACAGGAGTATATTCGTAAAAATAAAAAAGAATTAATTGATTCTTTTGAATTTAGTCTTGATGATATTCTTTCTTCTGAGAGTAAAGAAAAATATATAGAGACTAATGTAGAATTGGGAGCACTTATAACTTATTTTCTAGATTTTGGTCAGGCTTTTGCAGCCGGAGCAAATTATATAGCTCTAGGATTTCGATACCCTTTACTTGTAAAAAAAATATCAAGTAAAGGTCAAAATATAATCAATTATACATCTTTTTTTAAAGTGTTATCAGATGAAACAAGGTTACAGGTATTAATGGAGATTAATGAAGGACCAAAATATCTTGCTCAGTTAGCTGAAATTATGGATAGTAGTAATCCAGCTATTAGCTATCATATAAGTAAGTTGTTTAATATAGGCTTGATTGAAATTGAAAGCTCAGATAATAGAACCTATTATCAGGTAAAAAAAGATGCGATAGCTGAGGTGATAGAAGTCCTTGAGAATGTTTTTTTGAATTAA